The sequence below is a genomic window from Humulus lupulus chromosome 3, drHumLupu1.1, whole genome shotgun sequence.
CTGAAAATAGTTTTGTGatgaattaaaataaaataataaacatttatGTACAATTAACATTGAATGTATGCTATTCCCACTCTGTGTTagtttattgttttgtttttgaTGTTACCCAGAGTAACTGGTTACCATATATTGACAGAATAAAGAATAGTAAGAATAAGTTTAGTTGCATACCTCATACTTCATTTTTGAAACAATGTCATGTCTCAATTCATTTTCTGTTGCTGTAGACACTTTTGTGAATGTTCCATTTGCATTATTTGAATTGTTCCAAACCCACTTTTGAACCAAACTTCTAAGACATTCAACCAATATATCAATAGGGAGATTTCTTGCAGCTTTTAGTGCAGCGTTGAGCGATTCTGCGATGTTGGATGTCATCATGGTGTATCTTTTTGTTGGTGAGTATGATCTTGCCCAAGTTTCATATTTGACTTTCTCTAAATAGGGTCTAATGCGCCTGTCAAGTCTATCAAGGCTTCTCATGTAGTGTTCACATTCTGTTTTTGTGCATGCTTTTGCTGCTGCAATGAAATTCATTTGTAGCTGTTCTCCATGGTTTCCATACTTGCTTTTCAAATTATTGAGCAAGTGATACATGCAAGCTCCATGGAACGCATTTGGGTACACTATATGTACTGCATTCTCTATGCTCTTGTGTCTGTCAGAAACAATAGCCAATCCTGTGAAGTAACCAGTTAGTTTTATAAGATACTAAACGAAATAGCATGTATTTGTGTATTGGTTTTGGGTAACCATTTCCTTTTTATATGTAAGCCATATGATAAAATTGAAGCTACCATACCTTCGGGTTCTCCATATGTGTCTCTTAGTTTGGAGAAGAACCAAAGCCAAGAGTTATTATTTTCTGAGTCTGCTATTCCAAAAGCCAAGACAAAAATGTTGTTGTTTGGATCTAATGTTGATGCTGAAAATAGTGTGCCGCCATGTGCATTTTTTAAgaaagttccatcaacaacaatgATAGGCCTCAAGTATCTCCAACCTTTGATTGAATTGGAGAAAGCTATATACAAGTATTTGAATCTATCTTCATTGTCTGTGAGCAGATGTGTTACTGTTCCTGGATTTGCTTGCTTCAACATGTGAAGATACATTGGCAACTTTTGATATGAATCATCATGGTTCCCTCTTACTAGAAGCAAAGCTTTTTCTCTTGATCTCCATGCTTTTGTGTATCCCATGGTTACTCCAAAGTCATCATTCATGTCATTCATGATGTCATTTGGAGTATAATTTCTTTTGACTGacttgtacttattctttattaatTCCCCAATTATGATGCTTTTTGCTTGCCTATGATCCTCCATAACAATTTCAACAGAGCAAGTATGATTTGGAATGCATTTTCGTACCTTGAATAAATCTTGATTTCTGTATTTAGAAGCTCTCACAAACCAGCTGCATGTGTCATCTGCGCAGGTAACCAGGTACTCTCTTGGTTatgatctttttgttttgaactgaAAGTTATGTAGCATTGCATGGTAGCCAAGAGCTGATTTGATTGTGTTCTTGTCCTTGTAAATTTGTCCTTGCTCTATTTTGTTCACTCTGTAATCAGATATTACTATTTCAATTTCCTCcaatctcttttttctttttgaattgTCTTCAATTATAAAATCAGCTACTTCTTCAACAAGGTGAGGTATGTATACCACATTGATTCCCTCATTTGTTGTGCTTGACATTCCTTCTTCAAGTAACATATGTTCATTGATGGAAGCTTTGTTTGCTTGCATTAATAATGTTCCCACCTCCATTTCTTGTGCTGTAGCTTTCTGATTTGATAGCTGAAGAAGATTATTTTCATCCACTGATTCTTGAACTATATTCACACACAATGGTAAGTCTGTTattttttctgcaacttttttctttatttccaagTAGAACAACACTGAATTGTCTGATTCAATCTTCATTGGTGGTGTTCCTTTGGCTACTTGATAATAAACTTCAATGCTTGCTCTTGTTTCCTTTATCTCCTGTTTTACCAAATTCACCAAGTTGTCAAGAGAACAATTTGGTGGAATCAATATTCCAGTCATTGTGTACCCTTCGTACTCATTTTTTTCATTCCACTTGCCtccaaattgaaccaaagaagtaGTATTTTCCATACCTgtaatattttgtaaatttttaagtAGTTATTTGGGTGTATCtggtgaaggtaactggttactgtaGTCTGCAATTACATACTTCAGTGGAAAACTTAATTGGAAAATATGACAGTtttcaaggtaactggttactttgttGTTACTGAAAGTTTTGACAATTAGAATTCAGACCAATATACCAATATGAAATGTTTTTTTTATCGCAAAGACAAAATTGAATCTAAAATAATCATAGTTCttgttttttttgtatatttttgctCAATCAATATAACTATATTAGtaggtttaattatttttttcaaatttcatgttaattattatgttttttttaaaaaaaaatggacaTAATGAACTTCATGATTACCATTATAATCTGTAAAATAGGTATGAGAAAAATATGAAATCAATGGTTCTATATTATGTAGAAGAATTATGAATTTAATAGATATTAAGTTGAATAAAATTACAGTAATATAGTATTTGACAGAGAAAGATTTTTAAACCTGGTTTTCTTGGATGCTTTGGATGATGGACAAGATCGTCGCCGGAGATGGAGGACGTCGCCAGTGATGGAGAAGGATGTCGCCGGAGATGGCTGGAGGTGGCTGGAGGTTCGGGTTTGTGGTTGCCAGAGATTGGTGTTcttgctgaattttttttttttttggctgggTTTGTTTTTGATCAACTGAAAATTTCACCATGGTAGGATGTGCATCTTTAATTACAATACTACCCTCCTTAGTggcttatttgttttatttttcaatgtgggataacttttctcatattctaaTTTTTTGTAGTTAAGTTTTTCCATATAAAGTAAGTAAagtttaattaccatatttttgcacattaatggctaaaaagccatatttatgaaaaaaaaatcctTTATAAACCAACCATTTGAATGAGCAGTGATGAGCAGTGTTTGCCGGCGGTAGGGGGCAGTGGTCGCCGGTGGTGGTGGCAGCGAGGATGATAGTGGCTGGTTGTAGATGAGTGTGGGTAAATGGGTGAGACGAAGAAGATGATAGTTATtagagtttttattttaatttattattattttattttaaagataaatgaattataaaaaaaattcattaataaaatagCCCGTTTAacttaaaactaactaaaaaattCACCACAAAGTGCAAATtgcaatataaaaaaaatcacctaaCTAAACTAAAAAAGTAGTAGAAAATTAGTTTTGATCGAGGGACAGGTGTATTTTCAGTCCACACACTCACCTCGCCTTACGCCATTCGTACATTCAGTCAAACTAACCAAACTCCGATTACTATGGTCTCACCGAAACCGAACCCGGTTCCAGCTCCGGCCACGGCTCCGGCCATAGATCCAAACAGCGGCTTCTGTTCGGAGACCAGAACCTACCACAGTCTCAGACCGAATATATCTCTCCCACCCGAAATGACGCCGCTTTCTGTCGTCGATTACCTCTTCTCCCACCTCCACTCCTCGCCTCCGCCTCCTTCCACTCCCGCTCTCGTCGACGCCGCCACCCACCGCTGTATTCTCTACCCCGATTTCACTCAACGAGTCCGCACCTTAGCCTCCTCCATCCAAACTCGTCTCGGGATCTCCACCGGAGATGCCGCCTTCGTTCTCTCCCCCAACTCGCTCCATATTCCGATTCTCTACTACTCGTTGCTCTCTCTCGGCGTCGTTGTTTCCCCTGCCAATCCGGCCAGCACGACGGCTGAGATTTCCCGCCTAATTCAGCTATGCAAACCGATCGTCGCCTTCGCTACCACAGAATCCGCAGAGAAGCTTCCCTCCCTCCGATACGGCACCGTATTGCTCGACTCGGACGAATTCGAGTCCATGATGACGACGACCGAAGTAGGTGAGTTTGGCCGAGTTGAGGTGAACCAGTCTGATACTGCTACGATTCTTTACTCGTCGGGGACCACGGGATTAGTCAAAGGAGTGGAGTTGACTCACCGTAATTGGATATCGGTACTAGCCGGAGCATTCGCGGTTCGGCGGGCTAGAACATCACCGGCGGTTGGGTTGTGTGCGGTTCCTTTCTTTCACGTGTACGGGTTCGGTTACTGTGTGAGGACGATTGGACTGGGTGACACGTTGGTGACAATGGGGAAGGGAAGGTTTGATCTGAACCGCATGTTGAGAACGATCGAAGAGCTGAGAGTCACCCAAGTAGCGTTAGCTCCACCGGCGGTTGCAGCGGTTGTGAATCGTGCGATTTCAAGGGACGGCTATGGTTTGAGCTCTCTTGAAGCCATTGCTTGCGGCGGTGCTCCGCTGCCTAGGAGTATAATTGTTCAGTTGAGAACACTGTTGCCCAACGTGCAATTGTTACAGGTAAGAGCCTTTAACTccaaaaagttttaaaaaaaataattatgttgtattttgataaattataattttagttaAAGAAAAAAACTTTCACCAAAATTGAaatcttttaaattattttataaaatacatatttaaaaaataatttatcaaacacgAATACAAAACAAAGTCTAATAACCCAAAAAGAAAAAGGCAAAAATTCCTATACTTCAGTAATTATCTGATTTTtgcaataattatatatttttaaaatgtaaccCTTAATTAGGCTATATGTCCAAATTAGTACTTATAATACAAGAAATTGGATCACATGTAATTTGCATAAAAAAGtagtaataatatataatatattgttcATCCTATTTAACTGGTTTAAACAATGTATATATCTGTTGAATTCAGAGAATGAGCAAAACACTACAACTCAGTAAATTTCAATAAAGCTTATTTTCTACATGCATACATTTGACTATAAAGCATACCAACAAATTGGCTTTCACCAATGCTAAATGTCATCTCTTATAACATGCATAACACCAAATAACAGTAGACAATCTCTTTTGAAAGTCTTTTTTTCATCCTATTTAACAGTTAGAAAAAAATTACGGGCTTGGTTGGGAACACCTCCTAAAACACTTATTAGTACTTTTTTTTGCCTTTTGATATTTAAAAGCACTTTAGAAGATGTATTTGAGTGTATTTGTCCAAAGTGTTTTTTGTTTTTACTTAAAAAATCACTTATAAGAAGCAAGAAAGAGTAACTTATTGTAAAAAAGTTTTGGGAAAATTACAAATAGTAcggtaatttaaaaaaaagtttgatttATACGGTAATCTAAAATAATTACTAAAATACGGTTGGTTTATATGTAAACAGTGATACGTTTTACAAtcaattataaattttttattatatttttttttatattgtgatagaattaaattatttatattagaTATAATAATTGAATATAAACACATCTTGATGagatttttattgattttcaatatttgaatattagtatatatgtatatataaatatataatattcttaatttttttttgtctttttgtgtccatttttaattaaaattcaagcttaacaaataatataataataaaagtgaTAGCTACTATATTCaataaagtagattaatttatttttatttaaaaagaatatatttattaatattaaaataaatatttatacaagttacaatatgttgttaattaaaattaatattaataactatatgttacaatatatagttaaagataatcacaatattattattctttataaaaatattatatatattttttaaatcatagctagtcaagtctcaacactcaatgttaaatcaaaatcataatataatccaagcttcaagttttgttacaaaaatatatttaaagttaaaaaattagttttgtaaatctttgtaataatcatgttaaataaatttataaataattatgtaaatgtgagttacaaaaataaactttttagttgtgaaattagttttgtaaattgttgttacaaaaatgtaaaacttgtttaaaaaaaatattgtatttcaccactacattcaataaagtgttttataaataatgaatatcttaaatttgtatttttaagttgtatagcataaatatgatgattcatgtaattttttggtacaatattgtaataatatagaaaaatataatatttttatatattttttgtttatgatttcttaattataaaatattttcgtaaatattagttacaacaatatctttcttagttgtaaaactagatttgtaaactattgttacaaaaataaaaaatttagttacaaatttgtttgtaagttttatctacaaaaaaacaaaaaaaaaatctacaattataTAAcggattttgtaaatattatttacaaacacgtaacagatatttacaagtttgtaacatgtatttactagtttgtaaacgttgttcacaaaaaaatgtattttacagcttttatttatgattttgccactccgtatttacaattttgccattccgtgtttttatctaaaaattccgtatttttgtaatgtaccgtatttttcagattttttttaacttttagtgcatttttgtagatttcccaaAAGTTTTTACTAATCCAAATGCGGAATGATGGAAAATGAACTAAAATAATGAcatctttattttttaaattatagaaaaatgacaattttacattgttgatttcCTAAATTGtctttttttgtaatttatttatttatttaggagtgTATGACTTTTATAtagtggtatatatatatattagttttgtttaattaatttttattttaaagttatattgatattttaagttttttatgggttgttgatatattattttccaactagtgtatatgtttttgtggtatgaaatatcattttttttatgatatttagtttctatcttattatacataattgtagtatataattttgtatcatgatatatacattttaatggtagtatataattttgttagcataacatatacatattttttagtaataattttgtaagttttgttggtatattattttttaactcagtatatatattttatggtATGGTATACTATTCAACAaaccataaaagaaaaaaaatcaaaataactttaaactaaaaattaattaaacaaaactaatattcatataccataatattaaaatatttagaataaaatagtaatttgctaaatgacatatttggtaatatgtaatattaaaaatgtagttagattattttactacaaaattataaatatgtacatttacttactttcacgtACCATTAAAGATCATTTTGCACCATGTCCCAATTTTAATAAAGGGTATCTTTATTTAGAAAATTACAACCATCCTATTATGGTCTCCAAAAATCTCATACTCAGTATAGTTAATGTTTATACTAGTCCACATATTTTTAGAGCAATATCTTTGCGTTATTCTTACTAAGGATATTTGCGGTATAAATATTTAATGTTTTACACTTATTACagttaaatacttaattttttatttttacggcaaaaatactcaatgttcaatatatgttaaagataaatacctaATCATTTTTTTTGCGGCAAAAATACCTAAAGTTTATAAAATGTTACTTTTTTCAATACATCATCTATTGGAGCTGTTAAGTGTTGACTTACCAAATATGTATTACTTTGTAATTTAAGTATTTTTGttatcaaaatatgtatttttaaaatttgtattagtttaAAATGTCGTTTcaattcatttttctaatttaaaataatttttttaaaaaataaatatgaaatagaCTAATTACAGAGTGACAAATGCCTGCTTAATCGATATGTTTAACAGTTTCAACACAGGAGATACTGATAAAAGTAATGTTttaacaattttatgtatttttgccgcaaaaaaaatagattagttatttatctttaacatatattgaacattgagtatttttgccgtaaaaaaaaaaaaaaaaacagatattTAACTGTAACAAGTGTAAAACATTGAGTATTTATGCCGCGAATACCCCTTCTTATTATTACAAGATTTTGTTTCAAATaagtatttttaatatttttggtaTATAAATAAACTtcaattctaatttttttatatgatgttgTATAATGTAGTTACATGGACcttctacaaattttcagaaaattacgAATAATTTAGAATGctgaaatcaagattcaaatagcTTGTTGCACACGTGCTTATTTCAATATTTATACGTGCATGCAATAGACTATTTAAATCATGATTTCAACAacctaaattattcaaaaaattttgaaaatttgtaagaGGTCTCGTGTACTAACCCGTCATgtaaaaaaaatagagttacaaCTTATCCATATATCGTAAATACCAAAAAATATGTATTAGTAGTGATTAAAAACAATCATTACCCAAAATATTGCGAATAAATATTAttgcatacatatatatacatgggATTATTATAGTAATAAAGTTAATTATGATCAAAATAAATCATTTTTGTTAATATATCcacaatacaaataaatatttaatacaataaAAGTTGGTTTTCTATAGTtagtaaaaaatattaaaaaatatctactGAACATGCCTACTTAATTAACATAATGTCCATAATATAACTTTTCATAATATTATTCAATGTTTTGAAACTCATGATTATTACCATTGTTTAATGAGTAATGATAtacgcacccaaaatatacaccaaAATATTACCCACAGTTATGTGTTAGTTTAGCTTAACCAattacatttattaaaattaagatttactgttttaaaaaaaaaaacgatgAATAGTGACTCGTTACTATATgtaatatttgggtgcatatatCATTACTCTGTTTTAATTGCGTGGTAAAGGGATATGGGCTCACAGAGTCAACAGGGCGAGTGTTTGCAGCAGTGGGATTGAAAGAAAGCAGAGTGGAAGGATCTACGGGAAAACTTGTGTCGAATTTCATAGCCAAGATTGTGGACCCTGAAAATGGAGCTGCCATTGGTTTACCTCCATTAACACCTGGGGAGCTTTGGCTTAAAGGGCCATTTGTAATGAAGGGTACGTATTATACCAATATGTTTGCTTCTGAGAAGGGCTCAGCTCGAGCCTAATCTATTCATTGGCATATAGTTGATCACTTCACTCAACTTCTATGctggtatatatatgtatatatatatatatatatatatacaggttATGTTGGAGACAAAGAAGCAACGGCTGCAGTTGTGGATTCAGAAGGATGGCTTAAAACTGGAGACCTTTGCTACATTGATAATGAAGGTTATCTCTTTATTGTGGATCGACTTAAGGAATTAATCAAATACAAGGGCTATCAGGTTTTTGTCTCTATAATAATACCAAATGGTCACATTAACTAGTAAGTTTCAACTAAAAAAGCAAACAAAACCTTTTGTGTCTTCATGTGTGTACTTATATCAGGTTGCCCCGGCAGAACTGGAGCATCTGCTTCAATCACATCCAGATGTAATTGATGCAGCTGTTGTTCCGTAAGTGTTTCCTAATTGTTATTAATAAGTTGTTCATGGAATGATTCAACATAATCATATTTCTAATtctaattaaattacaaaaacaaCACAGGTACCCTGATGAAGAAGCTGGTCAACTTCCTATGGCCTTCGTGGTCAAACGCCCTGGAAGTGTTGCTCATGAGTCACTAATCATGGATTTCATTAAGGAAAAGGTACATGAGAGATTTTTGTTATATCAAGCTGACTGAAGCTTTATTTTAAGGATTCTAATTCTTATATATATTTAGTGTTTCAGAATATATTATATTGTACTAAATGGAAATGATAAAACCAAAATACACCAATAATACAAAAGACAAGATGATAGAAAAAtcaagtgttacaactctattgctcaaaatacaagtacaaTGTAtaagaagaagattacaagctcaaaacaatgataatacaaatataataagaataagaagaacaaaagaatgaagaaaacaataataagaacacaaactctcacacaaccaaattATAGAGTAATGGGGATCATCAACTTGAATAAAGTTCAAAacttttgtccaaaaacttattttccCTTATTCTCTaaacactaagggatctctcaagaaAATAACTCTATGAAATTATCAAATTATCAAGTCTTTTGTGCTGTATTTTTCAGCCAAATACTTTATGGATAGAAAATtgtgttgtcttacaagtgagcattagacttttatttatagaatttgagataccatttgaatttcaaattccaccaaccctcgtagctgttaccaatgtttaattagatgtttatggaattaaaatgaagatttgagaATTAATTGAGATGTTAGAAttgttcaaattggaaaaaaactgaaaaatggtTTTGGTTGTTAGCCTCACTGGCtgcggccactggcctctgtcccccaggtcgCGGCGAGGGATAaacagtggtcgcggccacagacCATTTTCAGTACAAAATTTTCAGCTTTTCAAAAATGTCACAaaccctttcccacatgattttgtaacctcacctccatacacctaatgagagttaaaaacatgtctccaacagtcatatttcataatggctttgtgaaatccaaactaAAATGTGCAAtacacaatctacacattattgagtaatatttgagagttacaaatttgtcattaaaatatatatcacatttggtcacacacatgtgtctaattttgtgactctcaataatatgttacaaggtgtgacaaatcatatttgtGTGACGAATCACAAtatatcacattatttaatctaacattatattatttaaaataaaataacatttacACGCACAAATGGCTAGGTTGCTCCATACAAGAGGATAAGAAAGTTGAGGTTCATTGATGCAATACCAAGGAATGCACAGGGAAAGGTGTTGAGGAGGGATTTGATCAAACTTGCATCATCATCACCTCCTACTTCGAAGTTATAGTTGGCTCCTTTTTTTTCCACTCTTTTTGGTTCCTGATGTTACATTTTCTTGTACTTTAAATAGTCTCCATATAAAATTTTAAAGGTTCTATTAATGCTATTGAAGAAGCTAAATTATGGCTTCAGTTGCAGATACTATTTGAGAATTCCAAGGTCGGTTACTAAGggcctgtttggcattgttttctgttttttgttttcaaagttatgttatcagaaatgagaacagaaaactgtttttgtagtttttaaaaaacaagaggtgtttggttaatgttttctaaaaataattttttagttttatttttttaaaatcttaaataaaatattaacaaatatatttacaaagagaaaaatattttaaaaatttataataaataatgagataaaataatttgaaaaaaaatgatgaaaaataagaagtgagaaagtaaggagagaaaatttgaagaaatagaaattgatcaaaaaaaaaatgagagagaatgtgatgagaaagaaagtgaagagagagaagtgagtagagagaaagtaatgagagaggaaatgacaagagagaaaaaatgatgagagagaaaatgaagatatattaagtgatgtgagagaaactaaagagagaaactaatgagagagaaaattatgtgataataaatgatgttaaataataataaataaataaatgataagagaaaaaaaatagacaaatttttttttagaacaacagaaaacaactttttgttgttctcaaaattttctgttttttgtaactttgtttctaaaaattattttctgaaaacaaCGCCAAACAACTCAACttgtttttaaaaaacaatttttagtttttaaaaacaaaaaacaattttttagttaatgtACCAAACACCCTCTAAATAGCTTAAGAATTCCAAGCTAAATAATGTTTTGACGTGGTCTACAGTGCTCAAGCAAATTTGCTGGACCCTGTAAATCTCAGTATATATGGTGCACAT
It includes:
- the LOC133823797 gene encoding uncharacterized protein LOC133823797 — encoded protein: MEDHRQAKSIIIGELIKNKYKSVKRNYTPNDIMNDMNDDFGVTMGYTKAWRSREKALLLVRGNHDDSYQKLPMYLHMLKQANPGTVTHLLTDNEDRFKYLYIAFSNSIKGWRYLRPIIVVDGTFLKNAHGGTLFSASTLDPNNNIFVLAFGIADSENNNSWLWFFSKLRDTYGEPEGLAIVSDRHKSIENAVHIVYPNAFHGACMYHLLNNLKSKYGNHGEQLQMNFIAAAKACTKTECEHYMRSLDRLDRRIRPYLEKVKYETWARSYSPTKRYTMMTSNIAESLNAALKAARNLPIDILVECLRSLVQKWVWNNSNNANGTFTKVSTATENELRHDIVSKMKYEVLSFNPIEYQVRDEKRTNFTVNIHNRTCTCNRFQEDEMSCGHAIAVIAKRNLGVYDYCAKFYKTETLKAMYEENVHPLPHKDEWNLPQHLDIVVLPPKATIPARRPRKKRIRSRGEPKVIITCGKCGHQDITGRLAGIHQLTRQTSRKNKSHSLIYYRKTTIS
- the LOC133822337 gene encoding 4-coumarate--CoA ligase-like 9; the encoded protein is MVSPKPNPVPAPATAPAIDPNSGFCSETRTYHSLRPNISLPPEMTPLSVVDYLFSHLHSSPPPPSTPALVDAATHRCILYPDFTQRVRTLASSIQTRLGISTGDAAFVLSPNSLHIPILYYSLLSLGVVVSPANPASTTAEISRLIQLCKPIVAFATTESAEKLPSLRYGTVLLDSDEFESMMTTTEVGEFGRVEVNQSDTATILYSSGTTGLVKGVELTHRNWISVLAGAFAVRRARTSPAVGLCAVPFFHVYGFGYCVRTIGLGDTLVTMGKGRFDLNRMLRTIEELRVTQVALAPPAVAAVVNRAISRDGYGLSSLEAIACGGAPLPRSIIVQLRTLLPNVQLLQGYGLTESTGRVFAAVGLKESRVEGSTGKLVSNFIAKIVDPENGAAIGLPPLTPGELWLKGPFVMKGYVGDKEATAAVVDSEGWLKTGDLCYIDNEGYLFIVDRLKELIKYKGYQVAPAELEHLLQSHPDVIDAAVVPYPDEEAGQLPMAFVVKRPGSVAHESLIMDFIKEKVAPYKRIRKLRFIDAIPRNAQGKVLRRDLIKLASSSPPTSKL